tttggaagctgtcttacatttagacactttggaagctgtcttacatttagacactttggaagctgtcttacatttacacactttggaagctgtcttacattagacacttggaagctgtcttacatagacactttggaagctatcttacatttagacactttggaagctgtcttacatttagacactttggaagctgtcttacatttacacactttggaagctgtcttacatttacacactttggaagctgtcttacatttacacacttttgaagctgtcttacattagatactttgaaagctgtcttacatttagacactttggaagctgtcttacatttagacactttggaagctgtcttacatttagacacttggGAAGCTGTCTTACttttacacactttggaagctgtcttacatttacacacttttgaagctgtcttacattagatactttggaagctgtcttacatttacacactttggaagctgtcttacatttacacacttttgaagctgtcttacattagatactttggaagctgtcttacatttagacactttggaagctgtcttacatttacacacttttgaagctgtcttacattagatactttggaagctgtcttacatttagacactttggaagctgtcttacatttagacactttggaagctgtcttacatttacacactttggaagctgtcttacattacacactttggaagctgtcttacatttacacactttggaagatgtcttacatttagaccgtcgGTGTATGCACCAAAGTCATGTAGAGACCGGCGCCAAAAATTCTTTCCTtactaaatgtgcccctatattttTATAAATCCCCCTGTATGTTTACGCCGCCAACCGTGCGTGTACccacagctatgtatgtcagtgtcactcagacattatttactattgctgtcattacaTTCAAAAGCTTAAGGAGGGGGAGGGAAATAACAAGTTTTCCTAATCCTCagagtcctaggaggctagagggggttatcTACCGACTTTcatggcaattggagcaactttagtTCGGCTTAAATTGATTTAGGTCCAAACCAAACAtttaaaatttggcgaaccggacaCAAAATTTATCCTGACAGCTTGGCTCATCTCTAATCCGTACactctgcatctattatacctcatacctcacatatcagtacactgctgtatatactatatatctgtacacactgcatctattatacctgttacctcacatatcagtacactgctgtatatactatatatctgtacacactgcatgtttTATACCtgttacctcacatatcagtacactgctgtatatactgtatatctgcacACACTGCCTCTATTATACCtgttacctcacatatcagtacactgctgtatatactgtatatctgtacacactgcatctattatacctcatacctcacatatcagtacactgcagtatacactatatgtctgtatacactgcctctattatacctcgtacctcacatatcagtacacagcTGGGTatactattagagatgagtgaatcgaagttgacaaagtgtaattcgatctgaatttcaggaaaaattagatttgcccgGAAGTCAAATTTTCTCGTGCTTTGTCGTAACAAatcatattttttctaaaatgtgaTGCTGCACATTTTAGATAGAATAGGAAAAAagtcccataatgctgtgcagagaGCCATtgagcagctagccagcccttgtgatgtcacagccctataaaaattcTCCTCATGCCCGGTCCCCGAAATTTTACATTGCACTTAGTGCAGTGCAGGGATAGAcgttacaggcactagggacagtgatcagGAAAGACTTTATTCATTGGAAATtactattgagcagttcagggaaagattatttattCATAGTGTAGGCAAAGGATAGGGAGGCGTTATCCACAGTGCCGGAAAAGATCAGggaccaataggagagtgtaaagcctgggtaataggagctattgtattacaccttgctgcactaattggggttaaaaagtgatCTATTACTTCAGATTTTAGGTTGTTGGCATTCTTttatacatcagtaattccataAATCTTTTCTTCTGCTATTGGGGTGAATTTGTGGTCAGATtctacagtatttattttttaagggggTTAACAGTgtttttataaataattaaatCTGTTAATCCTTGGTTcccctgatatgcaatgtttcgccccattggaactccaccctccacatgttggacctactatatgagcagagaaaggccataaactaatTCTTGATTATGCAGGCGGACAGGAGCACTATTCTGTGTAACTTTGACgtgagccagtggcagctcatgagttACAACTGCCATTTTCTCAGGTCCTTTGAGGAGACCACTTTATTTGTCCATCGCCAGGACTACGGTATGAATAACTGAGGCAGATCCACAGCAGGGCTTTATTAATTCCAGCgtttaaaatgccggtcttattaaatgtgccccaacatttttaattacatgcaattacaaaagtattcagatccaggtttgaaaactgtaaaatattttttttgtgggagaacccctttaacttctggattAACATCTAATCTGCTTCCCCTTAATCACTAATGTTGCCTCTGAGGTGTGCTGCAGAGTGACCTGCTTATCCATGTCTTGTGCTGAGGCATCCATGAAGAGCTGACAGTCTCCACCCAACAGctctgaaaaaaaatctgtattgcaGATAGAAAAACTActaaaaatgccagatacaagttaTGTAATAGACAGaaataggctcctttcacatgaaCAAGTTTTCCATATGGGTGCAATGCTTGAATTGAATTGCACCCccattgaatcctgacccattaatttctatgggtctgtgtacatgagcgttgtttttcacgcatcatctctGTGTtatgtgaaaatctcagcatgttctatattctgcatttttacgCAGCCCAAATCCCTTAGAAGTGTATGGGGCTTCTGTAATGACACatagtgccattaccactctttgcaccttgctactgtcttcaATGTGCTAACTTGTGTCATCAGAATATATTTTATTCCATATCTGACTAATGTGCATATATATTTCCGTGAAACTGTTTTTGTTCATGTAATTACCTGGTTTACCACGGCATATCTGGCAGAGCTGTATTATatagaatggaacccttcttccATTCTAttcccctctctagagagggaggagttttagcTAGAGTAGTGAGTTCCTTCCTACCACTCAGTGGGAGAGGTTGTGTGTCCAGCTTGtcccctgctggggaagaaagCAGGCCTTTTCCTGTTTGGACAGGCCCTGCCTGTGAGTTTCTAcatggttgcatgtcccctcctgggcttgcatttcCTAAAAGCCAAGCTAAGgaagcttgaagccaggaagaagttttCCTAGGATTACAgtgagagtcagactacagaaagctaagttgcaGCCTACAACAGAAAGCTAAAGTAAAAGTTTCTATTTAAGccagccaacatagcagagctgaaagagttcagatatagcagagctaaaaGTGTTTGCCTTTTAGAACTTCATGCCAAAgcttgctggaaaccaagaccaaGTTTGTATattgtttggattaccgtttacCCAAGTAAAGCTGAATTGCAATtatatacaaagtctggactcaatcatTCCTTCATCATCTAAGTTAGCTACCCGTTTTGCACTGCATCGGACGACTATGTCTGGGATCCAAGAGTATTCATGTAGGAGCACCTTGACACATGCTTAAAACatctacagcaggcatcctcaaactgcggccctccagctgcaactcctacaatgccctgctgtaggctgatacctgtaggcttttcgggcatgctgggagttgtagttttgcaacagctggagggccacagtttgaggatgcctgatctacagGGACATTGCAGGCCCACCTACACCACTGTAGCATTCCTACCCTGGGTATTACCACCATCATAcataaaggggactccatgtcctcgttgcttcaGTGCAACTGGTGTCATGACTTCTtactctataagagggacatatatcGTAAAAACCTCCTAAGGTGCAATGGATACCCTAGACGCGGAAACCGTACATTGCACTTCCGTTAAATATGCATTGCATCCAAATGGAAAGCGTTTTTAATTGATAGTTGCTAGGGGATGTAGTTCGTtattctacttttattttttttcatgcgcATGTAAAACACACCAAAACTGATAACAttcgcatgaaaaaaaaaaattctaattaaacGCTGAATGCAGTCGCAAACAAAACTGCGCTTGTATTAAAAACCAAAGTTTTTTTCCTTGACAGATCCAGACACAATCTGTATCAttcttgtgaaagaggccatattgTTATATTGCATATACACACATGAAAAATTAACTGAAACAACAATTATACAATAACAACTTGTGACCACtgtggccaatcactggcctcagcattaCCATTTTATGCCTTTGTCCTAATGTGGTATCATCTCAGAAATCTCCATTTGTAAGGATGAGAGATTTAGGCTACCAACATATGGTTCATGCCCCATATCTAGTGGATGCCATAGTCTTATGTCTACTAATCtggtcttaaaaaaataaaacaaaaaatcacaGCCTGGCTTAATGTTATTAGATGTTTCCTTTAATTTCTTATTCTACTTGCAGACAAATCTGACTGTGGTCGCGGAGTTTTTCCTTTTAGGATTTCAAGGCAGCCAACTTTTGAGAAATCTTCTATTTCTTCTGTTCCTTGTTGTTTTTGTTGCCACAATATGTGGGAACCTCCTGATCATCATCCTCGTGTCCACCAGCAAGAATCTTCACACCCCAATGTATTTATTCATCTCACAACTGTCCATCAGTGACATCCTATTACCCACAACTATTGTCCCCAACCTGCTCCACATCCTACTGAATAATGGAGGAACCGTCAGTTTTATTAGTTGTTTgactcaattttatttttttgattgcacTGAAGTATTTGAGTGTTTTCTTCTCGCCGTGATgtcttatgacagatatgtggccATCTGTAATCCCCTCCATTACACCTCCATCATGACAAATAGATTTTGTGTTACATTAATCATTATTAGTTGGTTGATGGGTAATGGTATTTCATTCATTGGTACCATAACATCATCAAAACTAAACTTTTGTGGGTCAAATATCATCGATCATTTATTCTGTGACCTTGTCCCCTTACTAGACCTGTCCTGTTCTGACACCTTCTCTGTTCACTTGGTGATTTTTGTTTTGGGAGCTCCAACTCTAACGGTCGCAACCTCAATTATTGTAGTGTCTTATACTTACATTGTGATATCAGTCTTAAGGATCCCATCCAGTACTGGTAGacagaaagccttctccacctgtaGCTCCCACCTTATTGTGGTCTC
The Bufo gargarizans isolate SCDJY-AF-19 chromosome 2, ASM1485885v1, whole genome shotgun sequence genome window above contains:
- the LOC122925461 gene encoding olfactory receptor 1468-like translates to MLLDVSFNFLFYLQTNLTVVAEFFLLGFQGSQLLRNLLFLLFLVVFVATICGNLLIIILVSTSKNLHTPMYLFISQLSISDILLPTTIVPNLLHILLNNGGTVSFISCLTQFYFFDCTEVFECFLLAVMSYDRYVAICNPLHYTSIMTNRFCVTLIIISWLMGNGISFIGTITSSKLNFCGSNIIDHLFCDLVPLLDLSCSDTFSVHLVIFVLGAPTLTVATSIIVVSYTYIVISVLRIPSSTGRQKAFSTCSSHLIVVSIFYGTIFSVYVFPKREQTWVSSKILSLLYTVFTPFINPIIYSLRNKDIKKAVQKTLHKHISRNKH